From the genome of Salvelinus namaycush isolate Seneca chromosome 10, SaNama_1.0, whole genome shotgun sequence, one region includes:
- the ttr gene encoding transthyretin translates to MDSSLLCVLLATAVLLCSAAPVDRHGESDTHCPLMVKILDAVKGVPAGAVALSVSRRVNGVTWAQVASGVTDLTGEVHNLISDQDFQSGVYRVEFDTKAYWKSQGTTPFHETAEVVFEAHAEGHRHYTLALLLSPFSYTTTAVVMKAHE, encoded by the exons ATGGACAGTTCACTGCTCTGTGTGCTGCTAGCCACTGCTGTCCTACTCTGTAGCGCCGCCCCAGTG GACAGGCACGGTGAGTCAGACACTCACTGCCCGTTAATGGTTAAGATTTTGGATGCGGTGAAGGGTGTACCAGCGGGCGCCGTGGCACTGAGTGTCTCCCGACGAGTCAATGGAGTGACCTGGGCACAGGTTGCTAGTGG aGTGACAGACTTGACAGGGGAGGTCCATAATCTGATCTCAGATCAGGACTTCCAGTCGGGGGTGTACCGAGTTGAGTTTGACACTAAGGCCTACTGGAAGTCTCAGGGAACCACGCCTTTCCACGAGACTGCTGAA GTGGTGTTCGAGGCCCACGCGGAGGGACATCGTCACTACACTCTGGCCCTGTTGCTGAGTCCCTTCTCCTACACTACCACGGCTGTCGTGATGAAAGCACACGAGtga